Proteins encoded by one window of Brienomyrus brachyistius isolate T26 unplaced genomic scaffold, BBRACH_0.4 scaffold32, whole genome shotgun sequence:
- the LOC125721122 gene encoding uncharacterized protein LOC125721122 isoform X1, with the protein MYGREAVFPSQVPIELPLSTIILPDEASYVMMLWAAKDTGRVEAVVGPYKLYDHSFRTLQGNEWLSDEVINAYVHYILEKQQMKFPVVEKWACPVNVGAHWILVVVDIPLKKIILMDPFGNEASYERRILRNWRNFMKQRGDDENRATWTVATLQHNKQRDGSSCGVFILKFAEHLLSEGDISRVQTTSDFVTNARLEIACSLLEYQGPMRPLQQMGTFSMCKF; encoded by the exons ATGTACGGAAGAGAGGCAGTGTTTCCTTCACAGGTTCCCATTGAATTGCCA CTTTCCACAATCATCCTCCCTGATGAAGCAAGTTACG TGATGATGCTTTGGGCTGCAAAGGACACTGGGAGGGTTGAAGCAGTTGTTGGCCCATACAAACTGTATGATCATTCTTTTCGCACCCTGCAGGGGAATGAGTGGCTTTCGGATGAA GTTATTAATGCATATGTGCACTACATTTTGGAGAAACAACAG ATGAAATTTCCTGTGGTGGAGAAGTGGGCATGCCCCGTGAATGTTGGAGCCCATTGGATACTTGTG GTTGTCGACATTCCCCTCAAAAAAATCATTCTGATGGACCCATTTGGAAATGAAGCCTCCTATGAGAGGAGAATTTTGCGCAACTGGAG GAATTTTATGAAACAGAGAGGGGATGATGAGAACAGAGCAACATGGACAGTAGCAACCCTGCAACACAACAAGCAGAGAGATGGTAGCAGTTGCGGCGTTTTCATTTTGAag TTTGCTGAACATCTCCTTTCAGAGGGAGACATCAGTCGAGTTCAGACGACTTCAGATTTTGTGACAAATGCCCGATTGGAAATAGCCTGTTCCCTCCTGGAATATCAGG GTCCAATGCGACCACTGCAACAGATGGGCACATTTTCAATGTGCAAATTTTGA
- the LOC125721122 gene encoding uncharacterized protein LOC125721122 isoform X2, whose amino-acid sequence MYGREAVFPSQVPIELPLSTIILPDEASYVMMLWAAKDTGRVEAVVGPYKLYDHSFRTLQGNEWLSDEMKFPVVEKWACPVNVGAHWILVVVDIPLKKIILMDPFGNEASYERRILRNWRNFMKQRGDDENRATWTVATLQHNKQRDGSSCGVFILKFAEHLLSEGDISRVQTTSDFVTNARLEIACSLLEYQGPMRPLQQMGTFSMCKF is encoded by the exons ATGTACGGAAGAGAGGCAGTGTTTCCTTCACAGGTTCCCATTGAATTGCCA CTTTCCACAATCATCCTCCCTGATGAAGCAAGTTACG TGATGATGCTTTGGGCTGCAAAGGACACTGGGAGGGTTGAAGCAGTTGTTGGCCCATACAAACTGTATGATCATTCTTTTCGCACCCTGCAGGGGAATGAGTGGCTTTCGGATGAA ATGAAATTTCCTGTGGTGGAGAAGTGGGCATGCCCCGTGAATGTTGGAGCCCATTGGATACTTGTG GTTGTCGACATTCCCCTCAAAAAAATCATTCTGATGGACCCATTTGGAAATGAAGCCTCCTATGAGAGGAGAATTTTGCGCAACTGGAG GAATTTTATGAAACAGAGAGGGGATGATGAGAACAGAGCAACATGGACAGTAGCAACCCTGCAACACAACAAGCAGAGAGATGGTAGCAGTTGCGGCGTTTTCATTTTGAag TTTGCTGAACATCTCCTTTCAGAGGGAGACATCAGTCGAGTTCAGACGACTTCAGATTTTGTGACAAATGCCCGATTGGAAATAGCCTGTTCCCTCCTGGAATATCAGG GTCCAATGCGACCACTGCAACAGATGGGCACATTTTCAATGTGCAAATTTTGA
- the LOC125721122 gene encoding uncharacterized protein LOC125721122 isoform X3: MMMLWAAKDTGRVEAVVGPYKLYDHSFRTLQGNEWLSDEVINAYVHYILEKQQMKFPVVEKWACPVNVGAHWILVVVDIPLKKIILMDPFGNEASYERRILRNWRNFMKQRGDDENRATWTVATLQHNKQRDGSSCGVFILKFAEHLLSEGDISRVQTTSDFVTNARLEIACSLLEYQGPMRPLQQMGTFSMCKF; encoded by the exons A TGATGATGCTTTGGGCTGCAAAGGACACTGGGAGGGTTGAAGCAGTTGTTGGCCCATACAAACTGTATGATCATTCTTTTCGCACCCTGCAGGGGAATGAGTGGCTTTCGGATGAA GTTATTAATGCATATGTGCACTACATTTTGGAGAAACAACAG ATGAAATTTCCTGTGGTGGAGAAGTGGGCATGCCCCGTGAATGTTGGAGCCCATTGGATACTTGTG GTTGTCGACATTCCCCTCAAAAAAATCATTCTGATGGACCCATTTGGAAATGAAGCCTCCTATGAGAGGAGAATTTTGCGCAACTGGAG GAATTTTATGAAACAGAGAGGGGATGATGAGAACAGAGCAACATGGACAGTAGCAACCCTGCAACACAACAAGCAGAGAGATGGTAGCAGTTGCGGCGTTTTCATTTTGAag TTTGCTGAACATCTCCTTTCAGAGGGAGACATCAGTCGAGTTCAGACGACTTCAGATTTTGTGACAAATGCCCGATTGGAAATAGCCTGTTCCCTCCTGGAATATCAGG GTCCAATGCGACCACTGCAACAGATGGGCACATTTTCAATGTGCAAATTTTGA
- the LOC125721122 gene encoding uncharacterized protein LOC125721122 isoform X4 has protein sequence MMLWAAKDTGRVEAVVGPYKLYDHSFRTLQGNEWLSDEVINAYVHYILEKQQMKFPVVEKWACPVNVGAHWILVVVDIPLKKIILMDPFGNEASYERRILRNWRNFMKQRGDDENRATWTVATLQHNKQRDGSSCGVFILKFAEHLLSEGDISRVQTTSDFVTNARLEIACSLLEYQGPMRPLQQMGTFSMCKF, from the exons ATGATGCTTTGGGCTGCAAAGGACACTGGGAGGGTTGAAGCAGTTGTTGGCCCATACAAACTGTATGATCATTCTTTTCGCACCCTGCAGGGGAATGAGTGGCTTTCGGATGAA GTTATTAATGCATATGTGCACTACATTTTGGAGAAACAACAG ATGAAATTTCCTGTGGTGGAGAAGTGGGCATGCCCCGTGAATGTTGGAGCCCATTGGATACTTGTG GTTGTCGACATTCCCCTCAAAAAAATCATTCTGATGGACCCATTTGGAAATGAAGCCTCCTATGAGAGGAGAATTTTGCGCAACTGGAG GAATTTTATGAAACAGAGAGGGGATGATGAGAACAGAGCAACATGGACAGTAGCAACCCTGCAACACAACAAGCAGAGAGATGGTAGCAGTTGCGGCGTTTTCATTTTGAag TTTGCTGAACATCTCCTTTCAGAGGGAGACATCAGTCGAGTTCAGACGACTTCAGATTTTGTGACAAATGCCCGATTGGAAATAGCCTGTTCCCTCCTGGAATATCAGG GTCCAATGCGACCACTGCAACAGATGGGCACATTTTCAATGTGCAAATTTTGA